The genomic stretch CGAAAACCCGCCGCCGGGACTGTTTCTCAACACCGGCGGCCATAAGAATTCGCACCCCGAAGCTCCGGCTTTCTCCTGCTACCGCAATCATCACGCGGGCCAGCCTTCTTATCAGTTCGGCCTGCGGATGCCCTGGCCCTGCGCCGGCCCTGACATCCTCTACAGCTCGCGTGAAACCGGCTACAGCCATCTGATGCGTGCCGAACGTTTCCTCCACGTCTGGCTCGATCAATCGGGTTACCGCTACGACGTCGTCACCGATTTGGATCTTCACCAGGACCCCGGACTTCTGCGCGGATATCGAACGGTCATGATCAATGGCCACAGTGAATACTGGTCCGTGGACGCTCTGCGGGGCCTGGAACGTTATCTGCGCGAGGGCGGCACCGCCGTCGTGTTGTCCGGAAATACCATGTTCTGGAGAACTTCCTTCAATCGCGAAGGCACCGTGATGGAATGCCGAAAATTTGACGAACGCATCGGAGGACGCGGGGGAACACCTGTCGGGGAACTCTTCCATAGCCACGACGGACAACGCGGCAGCCTGCTCCGGGAATGCGGCCATCCCGCTTGGCAATACGTCGGGCTCGAATGTTGTGGATGGGGAGGCGTGGAGAATCGGGAAGCGGGCGTTTACACGGTAACGCGTCCGGACCATTTCCTGTTTCATCAACCGGAGTCCGTGGGCCTAAAGCAAGGGGAAACCTTTGGGCATGGACCCGGAGGGGACTCACGCCGGGCGGTAGGACATGAATACGACGTGCGGTTAAGCACGCTCCTGCGGATGACCCGGCAGTATCCTCCGGGATTCGTCAGACCGGAGGAGCCCTCGGGAATCACAACGCTTGCGGTTGGAAAACGACCGTCCAACAAAGCCCTCGATTACTTCACCCAACCGGTCGAAGCGCCTGACGGGGTGGTGGCAGAAATGATTTACTGGGAACGCCCCGAGGGAGGTCGTGTTTTTCACGCGGGCGCCATTGGGGCGGGATGGGCGTTGGAGGCGGATCCGCGTTGGGCCACCCTGATGCGAAACGTCCTTCATGCCTTTGGAGTTGATCGCCCAACTTGAGTCCTGAACCGCGTCCGGCTTGACCCTCCGAAGCCCTAGCCGTGCATCCCGATGTTGTTGGTAGGGCGGGCCTGTCCCAGCCCGCCGCCCACGGGATGCAAAACATCATGCTCCGGCGGCGCGCCGGGACGGACGCGCCCTACCTGCATCACCGGCAACATCGGGATGCACCGAAGCCCAAGCGATTCTCTTCCCGGCATTTGACATCGCGAAAGCGCGCGTGATAGGGTTCCCCGCGTCCTTGGTATGCGTGGCTTCCTTTCACAGCAGGTTCTTGTGCTTAACCGGCTTTGGCAGGCGGTGAATATTTGTTCAACTCGCCGAGCTCTCTCCCTGCTCTTCCAAGGCCACGCCCAAGTCGTGCTCGCCGGGGCGGAAGGCAGCTTCCAAACGTTCAGTTTTCGCGAGTGGCGGGATTTTTCGCAGCAAGACCCCGAATCCGACAGCGTCGGAACCATCTCCTTCCGCATTCGCGTCCCTCGCGTGATCATGCTGATCGTCTTCGACCGGCTGCCCAAGAAGGAAGTGAAATTCACCCGGCACAATATTTTCGAGCGTGATCAGAATCGCTGTCAGTACTGCGGTGAAGTGTTCGACCGGAAGGATCTCAACCTCGACCACGTCATCCCGCGCGACCGGGGGGGTCCGACCACTTGGGAGAATATCGTGTGCAGCTGCATCCCCTGCAACACAAGCAAATCGAATCGCACACCTCACGAAGCCGGTATGCACCTGATCCGCAAGCCGAAGCGGCCCAAGTGGCGCCCCTTCGTCCAGGTCAACTTCGGCTTCCAGTACCACGAAAGTTGGAAGCACTTCCTTGATCTCGCGTATTGGAACGTCGAACTCGGAGAAGAAGTCTCAGGTTAGGAACCGCGCCGCCCTCCCGAGCTCAACTCTTGCGAAAGACAAAGGGCACCCCCTCCTCCAGAATCTTGACGCGGTCGCTCACCCCCGCGTTGCGGGCAAGCTCCCGTAACCAGCGCGGCGGCTCATCCATGGCCTCAAACGAAAGTTTGAAAGTGCCAAAATGCATGGGAATAAAATAGTCGGCCCTCAATTCTTTAAACACCTTCATCGCTTCGTCCGGACCCATGTGAACGTTGCGAAAGGAGTCCGGAAAGTAGGCCCCGATCGGTAACAAGGCAATCTCCGGAGCCAGCTTGCCCCCGATATCACGGAATCCGTCGAAATACGCGGAGTCCCCGGCGTGAAACACCCGCCGGCCCTGATGTTCCAAAACGAACCCGCCGAAGCCGCGGTGATCGTCACGAATCATTCGCGCTCCCCAGTGCTTGCAAGGCGTCAACGTCACCTTCCAGCCATTCGCCTCATAGGTCTCCCACCATTTTAACTCCACCACTTCGCGAAATCCCAATCCTCGCGCCAGGTCTTTCATCCCCCAGGGCAACACCGCCGTCTTGGGCGACGGCAGCTTCCGCAAGGTCGGTTTATGAAAATGATCGAAGTGCGCGTGAGTCAGAAGCACCAAATCAATCGGAGGCAGATCCGTGAGCCGCAACCCAGCCCGCTTGATCCGCTTCAGCAGAAAAAGCCAGTTCGCAAAATTCGGGTCAATCAGCGCGTTTAAATCCGAAAACTGCACCAAAAACGAGGCATGGCCAATCCAAGTCAAGGCCACATCTCCATGAGCCAGTTCCGGAAAATCAGGGCGATGCGTGGTGCCAATTCTCTTTGTCACCAAGGCCTTCCAAACCATTTCCCGAAAAAAAGTCCGGGGATTGAAGGCGTTGGTAGGCGTCAATTCCTTGAACGACCGAGGAATTCGGCGCTGACGCCCCCTGCCTTGCACGCGTTGGGAATTAGGATGAAGCATGGAGGCGTCGTCCGGAAGATAAGATGGGAGCTCCAGGAACACAATTCAGGAATCGGCAGCCGCAACCGGCACTTGAATTTCGTTTTGCTTGCTTCATAATCTGCAGGGTAACCCCATCTCCACCGTATGCGTTCCCATTCTCCCCAACATAGCCAGCGCCGTCGGCGCTTGTGCGCCTTCACCCTGATCGAACTGCTGGTCGTCATCGCCATCATCGCCATCCTCGCCGGCATGCTCCTGCCCGCCTTGAGCAAGGCGAAAACCAAAGCCCAGGGCATCGCTTGTTTGAGCAATCTCAAACAACTTGGGCTCTCCTGGACCATGTACTCCCTGGATAATGCGGACCGCATCCCACCGAACAACGGCAATGATCAAGGAGGATTCAACGCCGCGAATTCACCTTTCTATCCGAACACATGGTGCGCCGGCTGGCTCGAGTTCAACGGCACACCCGACAATACCAACACGCTGTTCCTCCAACGCAGCCATCTCTGGCCCTACCACAATACCCTCGGAGTCTGGCGCTGCCCCGCCGACATCAGCATCTCCAGGCACGGTGGTCGCGTTTTTCCACGCGTTCGAAGCATGGCGATGAACAACTGGATGAATCCCGCCAGTGTCTGGAACGGTCAAAGCGCATGGAAGCTGCTTCGAAAAACCTCCGACATGACCGACCCCGCGCCCTCCAAAACCTGGGTCCTCATCGACGAGCGCGAGGAAAGCATCAATGACGGCTTTTTCGTCGTGGACATGATCGGCTATCCCAATACTCCCGGCGCCACCATCCTCGTGGATTTCCCGGCCAGCTATCACAATGGCGCAGGCGGGCTCAACTTCGCGGATGGACATTCCGAAATCCATAAGTGGATTGATCCGCGCACGCGCCCCAAGCAGCGGAAAAACGCAAACATTCAGTTGAATATCCCCTCCGCCAACAACAAAGACATCTTTTGGCTCCAGGAACGGAGCACCAGCCGCCGATAGGGCCGAATTCGTAACATGGCCATTCCTCACCCCCGAACCAACCGCCCCCTTTCAACTTCGGCTGCAAAAGATTGGCCCTTCCGGATTTCGTCCGAGCGCGAATTGGACGAAGTTCTCACGCGTCCCTCGGCCCAGCTCGTCCGGGATATTCAGACCGTGCGTTCCCCCCTCGTCCTTCTGGGGGCCGGCGGCAAGATGGGCCCCAGTCTGGCGGTTCTCGCCGCCCGAGCCGCGCGTGAGGCCGGATCCAACCTCGAAATCATCGCTGTCAGCCGTTTTCGCGATGCCCCTCGAAGAAAATGGCTCCAGGACCATGGCGTCACGACCGTGCAAGCAGACCTGCTGAACGCTTCCTCCTATCGTGGACTGCCCCACGCCTCCGATGTCCTTTATCTGGTGGGTCAAAAGTTTGGCACCACAGCGAGCCCCACGGCCACATGGACGACCAACACGTTGATCCCCGCCTGGTCCATGCGCCGCTACCCGCAGGCTCGGTTCGTCGTCTTGTCCACCGGGAACGTCTATCCCCTCTGCACCGTGCGCGGACGGGGCGCGGCTGAGCATGTCAGCCCTCTGCCCATCGGCGAATATGCCAGCGCCGCCCTGGCTCGGGAGAGAATTTTCGAATGGCACGGGGAACAACAATCCACCGCAGGTGTCATCTTGCGGCTCAATTACTCCTCGGAATTGCGCTACGGAGTTCCCGCCGAAATCGCCTCCAAAGTGTGGCGAAACGAAGCGATCCCACTCCAGAATGGGTGGTTCAATTGCATTTGGCAGCGGGACGCGAACGAAGCCGTCCTCCGCTCCTTGGAACTCGCTTCCAATCCAATAGCCATTTTCAATCTCACAGGATTGGAGAAAA from Verrucomicrobiota bacterium encodes the following:
- a CDS encoding HNH endonuclease; protein product: MRGFLSQQVLVLNRLWQAVNICSTRRALSLLFQGHAQVVLAGAEGSFQTFSFREWRDFSQQDPESDSVGTISFRIRVPRVIMLIVFDRLPKKEVKFTRHNIFERDQNRCQYCGEVFDRKDLNLDHVIPRDRGGPTTWENIVCSCIPCNTSKSNRTPHEAGMHLIRKPKRPKWRPFVQVNFGFQYHESWKHFLDLAYWNVELGEEVSG
- a CDS encoding MBL fold metallo-hydrolase translates to MLHPNSQRVQGRGRQRRIPRSFKELTPTNAFNPRTFFREMVWKALVTKRIGTTHRPDFPELAHGDVALTWIGHASFLVQFSDLNALIDPNFANWLFLLKRIKRAGLRLTDLPPIDLVLLTHAHFDHFHKPTLRKLPSPKTAVLPWGMKDLARGLGFREVVELKWWETYEANGWKVTLTPCKHWGARMIRDDHRGFGGFVLEHQGRRVFHAGDSAYFDGFRDIGGKLAPEIALLPIGAYFPDSFRNVHMGPDEAMKVFKELRADYFIPMHFGTFKLSFEAMDEPPRWLRELARNAGVSDRVKILEEGVPFVFRKS
- a CDS encoding type II secretion system protein, with the protein product MRSHSPQHSQRRRRLCAFTLIELLVVIAIIAILAGMLLPALSKAKTKAQGIACLSNLKQLGLSWTMYSLDNADRIPPNNGNDQGGFNAANSPFYPNTWCAGWLEFNGTPDNTNTLFLQRSHLWPYHNTLGVWRCPADISISRHGGRVFPRVRSMAMNNWMNPASVWNGQSAWKLLRKTSDMTDPAPSKTWVLIDEREESINDGFFVVDMIGYPNTPGATILVDFPASYHNGAGGLNFADGHSEIHKWIDPRTRPKQRKNANIQLNIPSANNKDIFWLQERSTSRR
- a CDS encoding NAD(P)-dependent oxidoreductase, which produces MAIPHPRTNRPLSTSAAKDWPFRISSERELDEVLTRPSAQLVRDIQTVRSPLVLLGAGGKMGPSLAVLAARAAREAGSNLEIIAVSRFRDAPRRKWLQDHGVTTVQADLLNASSYRGLPHASDVLYLVGQKFGTTASPTATWTTNTLIPAWSMRRYPQARFVVLSTGNVYPLCTVRGRGAAEHVSPLPIGEYASAALARERIFEWHGEQQSTAGVILRLNYSSELRYGVPAEIASKVWRNEAIPLQNGWFNCIWQRDANEAVLRSLELASNPIAIFNLTGLEKISVRQLAKTMASKMGRRPHFKGRESKTALLSDARRLHQLLKPEKISCSILIDWVTQWVMNGLPSYDKPTHFEVRDGKY